One genomic window of Streptomyces spiramyceticus includes the following:
- a CDS encoding DUF4331 domain-containing protein: MTAITRSVWTWRSRGSVALLVCGALAGGGLAAAGVAVLEPQTATASSHREAPLISGQPQFDNTDVYAFVSPDHDDTTTLVANWLPFQEPAGGPNFYTFANDARYDIHIDSDGDAQDDLLYRFTFKDHRKNQNTFLYNTGAVESLDDPDLNFTQTYDIELLRLEHEKVVSRHKVAKNLPVAPSNVGKASMPDYQKLRDQAVQKVPGGLKAFAGQADDPFFLDLRVFDLLYGGDLSEVGNDTLKGYNVNTIALQVPNTYIRESEKQPVVGIYATTERKSASGGWTRVSRLGMPLVNEVVNPVKDKDKFNASSPENDGDFLKNVTEPELPKLIEGIYKIKAPAEPRNDLVSVFLTGVKDVNQPPNVTPSEMLRLNTSIKPVAEPKRLGVLDGDNAGFPNGRRLTDDVLDIALQAVEGELVGSKNDLGDAVDANDKEFGRSFPYVALPTSGSDGKKAAEADTKTDATGLTGGLSPITASWDDNTVMLVSALSGAVSVLLIGLGMAYVRSRRQPARRSWLG; the protein is encoded by the coding sequence ATGACCGCAATCACCAGAAGCGTGTGGACTTGGCGGAGTCGCGGGAGCGTCGCTCTGCTCGTCTGTGGTGCGTTGGCCGGCGGGGGACTCGCAGCTGCCGGCGTGGCCGTGCTGGAGCCGCAGACGGCGACCGCCTCCAGCCACCGGGAGGCCCCCCTGATCTCGGGGCAGCCCCAGTTCGACAATACGGACGTGTACGCGTTCGTCAGCCCGGACCATGACGACACGACGACTCTGGTGGCGAACTGGCTGCCGTTCCAGGAGCCGGCGGGCGGCCCGAACTTCTACACCTTCGCCAACGACGCGCGCTACGACATACACATCGACAGCGACGGTGACGCCCAGGACGACCTGCTGTACCGGTTCACGTTCAAGGACCACCGCAAGAACCAAAACACCTTCCTCTACAACACGGGGGCGGTGGAGAGCCTGGACGACCCGGACCTCAACTTCACACAGACGTACGACATCGAACTGCTGCGGCTCGAGCACGAGAAGGTCGTCTCACGGCACAAGGTCGCGAAGAACCTTCCGGTCGCCCCGTCGAACGTCGGCAAGGCGTCGATGCCCGACTACCAGAAGCTGCGCGACCAGGCGGTGCAGAAGGTCCCCGGTGGGCTGAAGGCTTTTGCCGGTCAGGCCGACGACCCGTTCTTCCTCGATCTGCGGGTCTTCGACCTGCTGTACGGCGGTGATCTGTCGGAGGTCGGGAACGACACACTCAAGGGCTACAACGTCAACACGATCGCCCTGCAGGTGCCGAACACGTACATTCGCGAGTCGGAGAAACAGCCGGTCGTCGGCATCTATGCGACGACGGAGCGCAAGAGCGCCTCCGGCGGCTGGACGCGGGTGTCGCGGCTCGGTATGCCGCTGGTCAACGAGGTCGTCAACCCGGTGAAGGACAAGGACAAGTTCAACGCGTCCTCGCCCGAGAACGACGGGGATTTCCTGAAGAACGTCACCGAACCGGAGCTGCCCAAACTCATCGAGGGCATCTACAAAATCAAGGCTCCGGCCGAGCCGCGCAATGACCTCGTCTCGGTGTTCCTGACCGGTGTCAAGGACGTCAACCAGCCGCCGAATGTCACACCGTCGGAGATGCTGCGCCTCAACACCTCCATCAAGCCGGTCGCAGAGCCCAAGCGGCTGGGTGTACTGGACGGCGACAACGCGGGCTTCCCGAACGGGCGACGTCTGACGGACGACGTGCTGGACATCGCGCTGCAAGCCGTCGAGGGCGAGCTCGTCGGTTCGAAGAACGACCTGGGTGACGCCGTCGACGCCAACGACAAGGAGTTCGGCCGTAGCTTCCCGTACGTCGCCCTGCCCACCTCCGGTTCCGACGGCAAGAAGGCGGCGGAGGCAGACACCAAGACGGATGCCACGGGCCTGACCGGCGGACTGTCTCCCATCACTGCGTCGTGGGACGACAACACGGTGATGCTCGTCTCGGCGCTGTCGGGGGCTGTGAGCGTGCTGCTGATCGGCCTCGGCATGGCGTACGTGCGCTCTCGGCGTCAGCCCGCACGCCGGTCCTGGCTCGGCTGA